The Desulfotignum phosphitoxidans DSM 13687 sequence GATTGTACCGCACCCCCTGGGGGACCGTCGAGTTCATCCATACCAAACGCCCCACATCCAATATTCTTGCCAGTATTCGCAATGTCGGCCGCCCACTGCGGCTGGCAACTCCGATGGCTGCATGGCGGGACTTGAAGCGGGTTGGCCGCAATACCCATCTGGTGGACGAGGAGGCGCTGACCGATGATTGAACCGGCAAATTTTGCAGCGCTGGTGGAGAAAGCCATGATCCTGTCCGGACGTGGCCACATGCGGCCTGTGATCGAGAAGGAATTGCTGCACTATGACATTCTTTTCAGTCTCGACAAAGAAGGGTTGCTTGATATCATGACCTTTCAGGGCGGGACATCGCTTCGTTTGTGCTATGGCGCCCCCCGCTTCAGTGAGGATCTTGACTTTGCCGGTGGCAAAGATTTTGCCGGCCGGCAGATGGCGAAGATGAAGGAATGTCTTGAGCACTACATCGGCGCGCGCTACAGTCTCGATGTGCTGGTCAAGGAACCCCGCGAATTGAGGGATGAACCTGAGCACGACGGGTTAAATGTTGATAAATGGCAGCTTACAGTCGTAAGTGCACCTGGACAAAGGCATTTGCCCAGACAGCGGATCAAGATTGAAGTGGCCAATGTTCCTGCGTATTCCCGTATTCCCAGGGCCCTGCAAACCAATTATGACTTTCTGCCGGATGGGTATGGTGACACGCTGGTTTTGACAGAAACGCTTGACGAGATTATGGCTGACAAGCTGGTGTCCCTGGTCAATACCCAGCATTATGTACGTCACCGGGATATTTGGGATTTGCGCTGGTTGAAGCAGGCAGGGACGGCAATCAACCATGAATGGGTGAACAATAAGATCGATGATTACTACGTCAATGATTATGACCTCAAGCTGGAAAGTGTCTGGCAGCGGTTGCCGGAGATCATTCACGGCGAAGCTTTCAAGTTGGAAATGGCGCGTTTCCTGCCAATGGACGTTCAGGAAAGAACTTTTATGAAAGATAAGTTCTGCGATTATCTGACCAGTGAAATCAGGGGGTTGCTGGATGAGGTCAGACGGGGGGTGAGGTAAAAGTGGGGTGGGGTCAGGCTGGCGCTGTTTCTGGTTGTGTGCCAGGCGTTGACCCTGTCCCGGGGCGGGTGGATCGGCACGGCCGGGGCCATGTTGTTCCTGGCA is a genomic window containing:
- a CDS encoding nucleotidyl transferase AbiEii/AbiGii toxin family protein, with amino-acid sequence MIEPANFAALVEKAMILSGRGHMRPVIEKELLHYDILFSLDKEGLLDIMTFQGGTSLRLCYGAPRFSEDLDFAGGKDFAGRQMAKMKECLEHYIGARYSLDVLVKEPRELRDEPEHDGLNVDKWQLTVVSAPGQRHLPRQRIKIEVANVPAYSRIPRALQTNYDFLPDGYGDTLVLTETLDEIMADKLVSLVNTQHYVRHRDIWDLRWLKQAGTAINHEWVNNKIDDYYVNDYDLKLESVWQRLPEIIHGEAFKLEMARFLPMDVQERTFMKDKFCDYLTSEIRGLLDEVRRGVR